A window of Candidatus Neomarinimicrobiota bacterium contains these coding sequences:
- a CDS encoding Ig-like domain-containing protein, with protein MKYLRVLLLFFAASFAVEVEEEVRFYRSEEDFRRGIEVSRNRLGQSPFLEVVYDEFENVLFKRFYRKINSLTEFEEFTYDPETNSLMEKSVYTADSTLIRRFLFGPGEEMSERFIRYIYGVEQLKEFEDRFTAVDYVDGIHPIVYRFFDIDAFLYGLINLTHGSNEGLRQEDWLVMPGERLMRRYLYGHDSDNGTTEIWEYDSTDALVMNMTVGADGRAPLFTVSFPTDSSSTKSPEVAYSLINRLKEGRVIWEWESGKPDTMAPHTSNMVDAEMTRGVHESGRLRFSPNLVDSAIYRIRFEGVGELGYPAKEIEIQHVKFDTTAPYYTIRSEPFVNKPQVSFSLEEDLSSAEVMWIWERGERDARSPHSVGLSKGFLKEGEHAGVSFEEEIQLNNGTVYTVVFGGKDDAGNLGPVVSVRGVVYDSVPPQFTWVKPDTGAPVSSSGVSYVLNELLSGGEMVWRQVSGTVDPISPQVVSLNGGELKAGKHQYVLLQNAPKLVDGAIYELRIHGVDRAGNVSDTLFVSDVTYDLTPPVLTVQSPKPGQPARNSEMAYTLSEDFAAARIEWQKITEDSVLPPEPRIVFLDSTHLGQGDHRVVHPGLSTAFEEGFFYRLTVTGRDLAGNEAIPVGIDSVLLDASPPVFTNLYPTDSSYVSSDTLSYTLSENLVAGEVIWTQVDGEFDSGSPHTVTLVPFEKNRGEHQRVVLAASPLLNDRSIYDVSFTGEDAAGNRAEETVVRHIVFDMTPPEIRFVFPAPRSAVPTPEVSYLLSESLKEGSITWERSGGSEDDHAPHVVPLTGEELEPGTHERILLSHSPALVEGGIYSITIRGKDFGDISSAPDEITTVRFDPTPPNIAVRDPSEESHVNTPTVLYSLSESLSEGTIVWTRSGGNEDVRSPHTVRLIESELEAGDHGEIPQINSPTLTSGSVYDVAMFGQDSAGNLSDTLLVSNIFFDRTPPAFEISYPIAYTPSSTMGVAYELSEPLSEGRITWKWTGGSVDEDSIRAQIFTGDELAAGEHPESILSSKPPILAEGGIYTVIFDGKDLAGNDAISVQIPDVLYDAIAPIFSDLHPDSGAQVNSNHLSYSLSETVDEGKVIWRWTGGQEDPGSPHVVQLAATEMDAGFHESVELANAPVLNDSSVYDIYFSGRDGAGNASDTVVVSNVLYDVTPPRIELTFPAPETYVSKPAVSYVVNEDLSEGSVTWERTAGSEDPNSPHVRSFTGEQLLQGDHTEIQFEESPALSEGSLYTVSIAGKDRAGNRADPVVISQVGFDNQSPEFADVFPAHGSWVNDPQVAYNLSESLESGTVRWIQVGGAGDPNSPHMINLQGEELSVGSYPLSQLAESPSLADSALYTVEFFGIDAAGNASDTIRIDSVGYDVTVPDITVSLLSSESYLSSATVSYFLSEPLTEGTVRWTRTGGTVDESAPNEFTFSDEQLEMGEHSHVPPDQFRLQDGATYTLTLEGKDRAGNLSRPVVLQDLIVDGTAPEIADFLPADSTFINHKRISYTLSEPLTQGLVSWVRISGSEDPDSPHHVELIDREMNVGQHDDVVLANEAALQDGSVYSISFSGSDAAGNESDTVTVSQVTYDISPPGIELVYPGKGGNISSSRVKYELSENLEEGSVTWAWTEGEPDASAPHTSTLTDSLLWEGEHDERFAQEPPLVDGAVYSLKFSGVDAAGNSAEPVIISPVTYDAKPPVITLTDPGPGAHINGTVLSYSLSEDMEAATITWRRMDGNPDPTSPHEVDLTMDELVGGEHAEIVLRASPELRDGSVYTLTFAGVDYGGNASDTVEVRDITFDVTPAAITLTNPQADTYVNTIAVSYSLTESLREGTVVWQWMSGFPDRQSIHTVILSGASLDSGEHADWEASPPPELVDGAAYSISLTGIDSAGNSSEGATVQGVTFDRTSPALSVDSPVDSSYRNHSRLSYRLSETLQNAKAIWIQVGGTSDGAAPHELELTGEELTTGGHPDQVLAQPVDLKDGAIYDLKVTGIDRAGNEADTLLIRNIAYDLLPPTYQILEPTAGSYVNSSTVRYRMDENLKEATLRWNRIEGTGDPQSPHVIDVPDEMLSAGEDTTAESLPLMNNAVYALTFQGTDMAGNDGEIITVTEVTFDDIDPIVTLTAPENRTSTNSDLISYTLSEELAGGNVSWSLTGGTPDPASPHEAELTGDQLQGGEHTEVQLAQRPVLQDGAAYDIRFQGVDLADNAAREAVLSQVTYDTTAPVISLVSPQGDTAVNSTVLTYELSENLQSGTITWQRPEGSPHESNLIGNELASGLHENILLTEEPELADGSNYSITVDGVDMAGNSANSVSVQNVTFDVSPPVIVANFPAPSSGVNTTRVSYSLSESLTEGTLTWTRTGGSEDPGSPHVQPLIPSEMTVDDHQDIFLASPPELVNDAAYSLEFDGSDRAGNRASGMIIESVTFDSVKPVLALTEPGDGTHINEPRISYDLSEGLHDGRITWTRESGNEDPVSPHIIELTESELSAGEHAEVITTTLPQLQDGTVYSISLTGTDIGGNSGDSITVAGIVFDSSPPIISLDAPGSNTFANSAELTYSTSEELGEATVTWTAIGGTSDPVSPHSIVLTTEELAEGIHEGIVLANQTDLADGSIYTVELSGSDLAGNEAPSLKANGIHFDTSRPRFAQIEPVSGSYINKMELSYTLSETLSIGQITVSRISGMEDPGSPYTVELKGEELFAGRRESFAPPGLGTLVSGASYSVEFSGTDRAGNGTDTLGIETVVFDDTSPVFTVISPETSAYLSHSRISYGLSETISAGTVSWAPTDGGTPLVQSLVGSELEEGPHDNIDLADSPDLLDGTVYDIRFEGGDLAGNESDPAVITGVTYDVTVPKIRVTLDSEAPRTFTFDTPVTIRNSETMSEITFSWERESGAADPGSPHVLSLPEENLLEGDHSEVLLPGADALQPGTVYTLVVRGSDLAGNESRPQTVESIDIIRDLEGDWLSKTALLTAVWSFRGQEEFLQGVMMGTRISQQEPGSVSIDFSKRPFEITIEFDSGVKRYAIFEFTGWNTMRVAIGEKKPKSWSDGDLMEFEISEPEVP; from the coding sequence ATGAAGTACCTAAGGGTATTACTATTATTCTTCGCCGCATCCTTTGCCGTTGAAGTGGAGGAAGAGGTCAGATTCTACAGGTCCGAGGAGGACTTCCGCAGAGGAATTGAGGTCTCCCGGAATCGGTTGGGTCAAAGTCCTTTTCTGGAAGTTGTCTACGATGAATTCGAGAATGTTCTGTTCAAACGTTTTTACAGAAAGATCAATTCGCTCACCGAATTCGAAGAATTCACCTACGACCCGGAAACAAACTCCCTCATGGAGAAATCTGTGTACACGGCCGACAGTACCCTCATCCGCCGTTTTCTTTTTGGCCCGGGTGAAGAGATGTCGGAGAGATTTATCCGTTATATATATGGAGTTGAACAGCTAAAGGAATTTGAGGACAGGTTCACCGCTGTTGACTACGTCGACGGGATACACCCTATCGTCTACCGTTTCTTCGACATAGACGCATTCCTCTACGGTCTCATAAATCTCACGCACGGTTCAAATGAAGGATTGAGACAGGAAGATTGGCTCGTCATGCCCGGAGAAAGGCTCATGAGAAGGTACCTGTACGGCCACGATTCAGACAACGGAACCACCGAGATTTGGGAGTACGACTCCACAGATGCTCTTGTCATGAATATGACAGTTGGAGCCGACGGCCGGGCACCTCTGTTCACTGTTTCGTTTCCCACTGACTCGTCGTCGACCAAGAGTCCAGAAGTCGCGTACTCGCTCATCAATAGACTCAAAGAGGGAAGAGTTATCTGGGAATGGGAGAGCGGAAAACCCGATACGATGGCTCCCCATACGTCAAATATGGTCGATGCGGAGATGACTCGAGGTGTGCACGAATCCGGCAGATTGCGGTTTTCTCCGAATCTTGTTGACAGCGCAATCTACAGAATTCGATTCGAGGGCGTGGGAGAACTTGGCTATCCCGCAAAGGAAATCGAGATTCAACATGTCAAGTTCGACACGACTGCGCCCTACTACACCATTCGCTCGGAACCATTTGTGAACAAACCCCAGGTTTCATTTTCGCTTGAAGAAGATCTCTCCAGCGCAGAGGTAATGTGGATCTGGGAACGAGGTGAAAGAGACGCGAGGTCCCCTCATTCCGTCGGTCTGTCGAAGGGCTTTCTGAAAGAAGGAGAACATGCAGGGGTCTCCTTTGAGGAAGAAATACAGCTCAATAACGGAACGGTATACACCGTTGTTTTCGGTGGGAAAGATGACGCCGGGAATCTTGGTCCGGTCGTTTCGGTTCGCGGGGTTGTGTATGATTCGGTGCCCCCCCAATTCACCTGGGTCAAACCCGACACGGGAGCTCCTGTCAGCAGCAGTGGTGTTTCGTACGTCCTGAATGAACTCCTCTCCGGGGGGGAGATGGTCTGGCGACAGGTTTCGGGAACAGTGGACCCGATATCGCCGCAGGTGGTTTCCTTGAATGGAGGGGAGTTGAAGGCAGGGAAACATCAGTATGTTCTTCTGCAGAATGCGCCCAAACTGGTAGATGGAGCCATCTACGAGCTTAGAATTCACGGGGTTGACCGGGCGGGAAATGTGTCAGACACCCTTTTTGTTTCCGACGTGACTTACGATCTCACACCTCCCGTTCTGACCGTCCAATCGCCAAAACCGGGACAGCCAGCAAGAAATTCAGAGATGGCTTACACGCTCAGCGAGGATTTCGCCGCCGCCCGCATTGAGTGGCAGAAAATCACGGAAGATTCGGTTCTTCCGCCGGAGCCGAGGATCGTTTTTCTCGACTCCACTCATCTTGGCCAGGGTGATCATAGAGTTGTGCACCCCGGTCTGTCGACTGCTTTCGAAGAAGGCTTCTTCTACCGGTTAACCGTAACCGGCAGGGATCTGGCGGGAAACGAAGCCATTCCTGTGGGAATCGACAGTGTTCTTCTGGACGCTTCGCCTCCCGTTTTCACGAATCTTTATCCCACGGATAGTTCCTATGTGAGTTCCGATACACTCTCATATACTTTGAGCGAGAATCTGGTCGCCGGGGAAGTTATCTGGACACAGGTGGATGGAGAATTCGACTCCGGATCCCCACACACCGTCACTCTAGTTCCATTTGAGAAGAACCGCGGTGAGCACCAGAGGGTGGTCCTTGCCGCGTCGCCTTTGCTTAACGACAGATCCATTTATGATGTCTCTTTCACAGGTGAGGACGCAGCGGGGAATCGAGCGGAGGAGACAGTAGTCCGCCATATTGTTTTTGACATGACACCTCCCGAGATCAGATTTGTCTTTCCCGCTCCTCGAAGCGCTGTCCCCACACCCGAGGTCAGCTATCTCCTGAGCGAGTCGCTCAAGGAGGGGAGCATTACGTGGGAACGGTCGGGAGGATCCGAAGACGATCACGCTCCTCATGTTGTCCCGCTGACAGGAGAAGAACTGGAACCGGGCACCCACGAGCGAATTCTCCTGAGTCATTCCCCAGCACTGGTGGAAGGGGGTATTTATTCTATTACCATTCGTGGAAAAGACTTTGGGGACATATCCTCGGCCCCTGACGAGATCACTACCGTACGTTTTGATCCCACTCCTCCGAATATTGCCGTCAGGGATCCCTCCGAAGAATCTCATGTCAACACACCGACGGTTCTATACAGTCTCAGTGAATCATTGTCCGAGGGCACGATTGTCTGGACACGGAGCGGGGGAAACGAAGATGTCCGTTCGCCACACACGGTGAGACTTATAGAAAGTGAGCTGGAAGCAGGCGACCATGGAGAGATTCCTCAAATCAACAGTCCGACGCTGACAAGTGGTTCCGTCTATGACGTGGCAATGTTCGGACAGGACAGTGCAGGAAATCTGTCGGACACTTTGTTGGTTTCGAACATTTTCTTTGATAGAACGCCCCCGGCCTTCGAGATAAGCTATCCCATCGCCTACACGCCATCAAGCACCATGGGTGTTGCGTATGAGCTTTCTGAACCTCTCTCAGAGGGGAGGATTACCTGGAAGTGGACGGGGGGGTCTGTCGATGAGGATAGCATCCGGGCACAGATATTTACCGGAGATGAACTGGCAGCGGGCGAGCATCCCGAATCTATCCTCTCGTCAAAGCCACCCATCCTGGCTGAAGGAGGAATCTATACGGTCATTTTTGATGGTAAGGATCTGGCCGGAAACGACGCAATTTCCGTTCAGATACCAGATGTGCTGTACGATGCGATTGCCCCCATTTTTTCGGATCTTCATCCGGACAGTGGCGCGCAGGTGAATTCCAATCATCTGAGCTACTCGCTCAGCGAAACCGTTGATGAGGGAAAGGTAATCTGGAGGTGGACTGGCGGCCAGGAAGATCCTGGTTCTCCCCACGTCGTTCAGCTCGCGGCCACAGAAATGGACGCCGGTTTTCACGAAAGCGTTGAGCTGGCGAATGCACCGGTTCTGAACGATAGCTCAGTCTACGATATCTACTTCTCGGGAAGGGATGGCGCCGGGAATGCCTCTGACACCGTAGTGGTAAGCAACGTTCTGTATGACGTCACTCCTCCGCGCATAGAACTTACGTTTCCAGCACCTGAAACCTATGTGTCGAAACCGGCGGTCAGTTACGTTGTGAATGAGGATCTATCCGAAGGAAGTGTCACCTGGGAGCGAACAGCGGGTAGTGAAGATCCTAACTCGCCTCATGTGCGGTCTTTCACAGGCGAACAGCTCCTCCAGGGAGATCATACAGAAATTCAGTTTGAAGAATCCCCCGCTCTCTCTGAGGGATCCTTGTACACGGTATCAATCGCTGGAAAAGACAGGGCCGGAAATCGTGCAGATCCCGTCGTGATTTCACAAGTCGGGTTCGACAATCAGTCACCAGAGTTCGCGGACGTATTTCCCGCGCATGGGAGCTGGGTCAACGATCCGCAGGTCGCGTACAATTTGTCTGAATCCCTTGAGTCAGGGACTGTGCGGTGGATCCAGGTGGGAGGAGCTGGCGACCCGAATTCCCCGCACATGATCAATCTTCAGGGGGAAGAGCTCAGTGTGGGGTCTTATCCGCTGAGTCAACTGGCAGAATCTCCTTCCCTTGCGGACAGCGCGTTGTACACTGTGGAGTTTTTCGGCATTGACGCGGCGGGAAATGCTTCGGATACGATCAGGATTGACAGCGTGGGGTACGATGTAACGGTTCCTGACATAACTGTGAGTTTGCTTTCGTCGGAAAGCTACCTTTCTTCCGCCACCGTAAGCTACTTCCTGAGCGAGCCTTTGACTGAAGGTACAGTACGATGGACAAGAACAGGGGGAACTGTCGACGAGAGTGCCCCTAATGAATTCACTTTCTCAGATGAGCAACTCGAGATGGGAGAGCATTCCCATGTCCCTCCGGATCAATTTCGGCTTCAAGACGGTGCCACGTATACGCTAACGCTTGAGGGGAAAGACAGAGCGGGCAACCTGAGTCGTCCTGTGGTACTACAGGATTTGATCGTTGATGGAACGGCTCCCGAAATTGCGGACTTCCTTCCTGCGGACAGCACCTTCATCAACCACAAGCGTATTTCGTACACATTGAGCGAACCCTTGACGCAGGGGCTGGTATCGTGGGTGCGGATCTCCGGTAGTGAGGATCCCGATTCTCCACATCACGTGGAATTGATCGACCGTGAGATGAATGTGGGCCAACACGATGATGTCGTTCTAGCCAATGAAGCAGCCCTTCAAGACGGCTCTGTCTACAGTATTTCTTTTTCGGGCAGCGATGCCGCGGGGAACGAATCCGATACCGTGACTGTCTCTCAGGTGACTTATGACATTTCACCCCCGGGAATTGAGTTGGTCTATCCCGGGAAAGGTGGCAACATCTCTTCTTCCCGTGTCAAGTATGAACTGAGCGAGAACCTGGAGGAAGGATCTGTCACCTGGGCCTGGACAGAAGGAGAGCCAGACGCGTCGGCACCCCACACAAGCACGTTGACGGATTCGCTGTTGTGGGAAGGCGAGCACGACGAGAGATTTGCGCAAGAGCCACCGCTGGTGGATGGTGCGGTCTATTCTCTCAAATTCAGCGGAGTGGATGCAGCAGGAAACAGCGCGGAGCCTGTCATCATCTCACCGGTAACCTACGACGCCAAGCCTCCTGTGATCACATTAACCGATCCCGGTCCGGGTGCCCACATCAATGGCACCGTGCTTTCGTACTCACTGAGTGAGGATATGGAGGCGGCGACGATTACGTGGAGGAGAATGGACGGAAACCCGGATCCAACTTCTCCCCACGAGGTTGATTTAACTATGGATGAACTTGTCGGCGGGGAACACGCAGAAATCGTGCTCAGAGCTTCTCCTGAACTTCGGGACGGCTCCGTCTACACCCTGACATTCGCTGGCGTCGATTACGGGGGCAACGCGTCCGACACTGTTGAGGTACGCGACATCACATTTGATGTGACTCCCGCGGCGATCACGTTGACAAATCCCCAGGCAGACACTTATGTGAATACCATCGCGGTGAGCTACTCCCTGACGGAATCATTGAGAGAGGGGACCGTTGTCTGGCAGTGGATGTCCGGATTTCCCGACCGACAGTCAATTCATACGGTAATTCTCTCCGGCGCCAGTCTGGATTCGGGAGAACACGCGGACTGGGAAGCGTCACCTCCTCCAGAGCTTGTGGATGGGGCCGCTTATTCCATTTCCTTGACAGGGATCGACTCCGCGGGGAATTCTTCCGAAGGGGCAACAGTTCAAGGAGTGACTTTCGACAGAACATCGCCTGCTCTCTCCGTGGATTCGCCGGTGGATTCCTCTTATCGCAATCATTCTCGACTTTCCTACCGCCTCAGTGAAACTCTGCAGAATGCAAAGGCGATCTGGATACAGGTCGGTGGAACATCCGATGGCGCTGCTCCCCACGAGTTGGAATTGACCGGAGAGGAGCTGACGACTGGCGGTCATCCGGATCAGGTTCTGGCTCAACCGGTCGATCTGAAAGACGGTGCAATATACGATCTGAAGGTCACGGGAATTGACCGGGCCGGAAACGAGGCCGACACTCTGTTGATAAGAAATATAGCCTACGACCTTTTGCCTCCAACGTACCAGATCCTTGAGCCCACAGCGGGGAGCTACGTGAATTCTTCAACGGTCCGATATCGAATGGATGAGAATCTGAAGGAAGCGACGCTCAGGTGGAACAGGATAGAGGGGACCGGAGACCCTCAGTCACCCCACGTCATTGACGTACCGGATGAGATGTTATCCGCCGGGGAAGACACCACTGCAGAATCTCTTCCCCTGATGAACAATGCCGTTTACGCGTTGACCTTTCAGGGAACGGATATGGCCGGAAATGACGGCGAGATAATTACGGTTACAGAAGTAACGTTTGATGATATAGATCCCATCGTGACTTTGACTGCGCCCGAAAACCGGACATCCACAAACAGTGACTTGATTTCCTATACGCTGTCCGAAGAGTTGGCAGGCGGCAATGTAAGTTGGAGCTTGACCGGGGGAACTCCCGATCCGGCCTCGCCTCATGAAGCGGAGTTGACAGGGGATCAGCTACAGGGAGGTGAACACACGGAAGTACAATTGGCCCAGCGTCCCGTTCTTCAGGATGGTGCTGCCTATGATATCAGATTCCAGGGGGTCGATCTTGCGGACAACGCGGCCCGGGAGGCTGTATTATCCCAGGTCACCTACGACACGACTGCTCCCGTTATTTCCCTGGTATCGCCACAAGGTGACACTGCGGTCAATTCCACGGTGCTGACTTATGAACTGAGCGAAAATCTTCAGTCCGGGACTATCACCTGGCAAAGGCCTGAGGGATCCCCTCACGAATCCAATCTAATAGGTAATGAGCTTGCCAGTGGTTTGCACGAGAACATTCTTCTCACCGAAGAGCCAGAGCTCGCGGATGGATCGAATTACAGTATCACCGTGGATGGCGTCGATATGGCTGGTAATTCTGCGAATTCAGTCTCTGTTCAGAACGTAACCTTCGATGTCAGTCCTCCCGTAATAGTTGCGAACTTTCCCGCGCCGTCGAGCGGTGTTAATACGACGCGTGTTTCTTATTCCCTGAGCGAAAGTCTGACGGAAGGGACTCTCACCTGGACGAGAACGGGCGGATCTGAAGATCCTGGATCGCCACACGTCCAGCCACTCATTCCTTCAGAAATGACTGTGGACGATCACCAGGACATATTTCTTGCTTCCCCTCCAGAATTGGTGAACGACGCCGCTTATTCCCTTGAGTTTGACGGCTCCGACCGGGCCGGGAACAGGGCATCCGGAATGATTATTGAATCTGTCACTTTTGACAGCGTCAAACCTGTCCTGGCTCTTACCGAGCCCGGAGACGGAACACACATCAATGAGCCGAGGATCTCGTACGATCTCAGTGAAGGACTGCACGACGGCAGGATAACCTGGACCCGGGAATCCGGGAACGAAGATCCCGTTTCTCCTCACATCATAGAACTCACAGAGTCCGAACTCTCTGCCGGTGAGCACGCAGAGGTGATTACGACAACATTGCCCCAGCTGCAGGATGGAACCGTCTATTCCATTTCATTGACTGGAACCGACATAGGAGGAAATTCGGGAGATTCCATCACGGTTGCCGGTATCGTGTTCGATTCCTCGCCACCCATTATTTCACTAGATGCTCCCGGGTCAAATACCTTCGCTAACTCTGCCGAACTCACTTATTCGACCAGCGAGGAGTTGGGTGAGGCAACTGTCACATGGACAGCGATAGGAGGAACCAGTGACCCCGTTTCACCTCACTCAATCGTCCTGACCACGGAAGAACTGGCGGAAGGTATCCATGAGGGCATCGTTCTGGCAAATCAGACAGATCTGGCGGACGGGTCAATTTACACTGTCGAACTCTCGGGCAGCGATCTCGCGGGCAATGAGGCACCATCCTTGAAAGCGAACGGAATTCATTTTGATACATCCCGGCCACGGTTTGCTCAGATAGAGCCAGTCAGCGGATCTTACATAAACAAGATGGAACTAAGCTATACTTTAAGTGAAACTTTAAGTATAGGACAGATCACGGTGTCGAGGATCAGCGGGATGGAGGACCCCGGTTCTCCCTACACGGTGGAGTTGAAAGGCGAGGAGTTATTCGCGGGCCGTCGCGAGAGTTTCGCTCCGCCGGGTTTAGGCACATTGGTGAGTGGGGCTTCTTATTCTGTAGAGTTTTCCGGGACTGACCGGGCCGGAAACGGCACCGATACTTTGGGTATTGAAACTGTTGTCTTTGATGACACATCTCCAGTATTCACCGTTATCTCCCCGGAAACCTCGGCATACCTAAGCCACTCCCGCATCTCCTACGGGTTGAGCGAAACGATTTCAGCCGGTACCGTATCTTGGGCACCCACGGATGGTGGCACTCCCCTGGTGCAGTCGCTGGTTGGCAGTGAGCTTGAAGAAGGACCGCACGACAACATCGATCTGGCAGATTCTCCCGATTTACTGGATGGAACCGTTTACGACATAAGGTTTGAGGGGGGAGATCTTGCTGGAAATGAGTCGGATCCTGCGGTAATAACTGGTGTGACATATGATGTTACTGTTCCAAAGATCAGGGTTACTCTCGATTCTGAGGCCCCCCGTACTTTCACTTTCGACACGCCCGTGACGATTAGAAACAGTGAGACTATGTCCGAAATCACATTCTCCTGGGAGAGGGAGTCAGGTGCAGCTGATCCGGGCTCCCCTCATGTTCTTTCGCTTCCTGAAGAAAATCTGCTCGAAGGAGACCACTCGGAGGTCCTTCTCCCGGGAGCGGACGCGCTGCAGCCCGGGACTGTCTATACTTTGGTAGTTCGAGGCAGCGATCTCGCGGGAAATGAGAGCAGGCCTCAAACGGTTGAAAGCATTGACATAATTCGCGATTTGGAGGGCGATTGGCTGTCAAAAACGGCGCTTCTCACGGCCGTCTGGTCTTTCCGGGGTCAGGAGGAGTTTCTCCAGGGTGTCATGATGGGTACCAGGATAAGTCAGCAGGAGCCCGGGAGCGTCTCAATAGATTTCTCCAAGAGGCCGTTTGAGATCACCATCGAATTTGACTCAGGAGTCAAGCGGTACGCCATTTTTGAATTCACCGGTTGGAACACGATGAGAGTGGCCATAGGCGAAAAGAAGCCAAAATCGTGGTCAGATGGTGATCTCATGGAATTCGAGATCAGTGAGCCAGAGGTTCCTTAG
- a CDS encoding alpha/beta hydrolase encodes MRRNRFPHTTGQSLIISYRSRFLPAILLLFVLFSFWPGVSEASPDTVFVLQTDELPVGEQVRSSGEKLISQPYGFTRISSDLSHNMKIGHIAVHGFGSEGYEWVGSLVQLSEVYTNTFLYRYDWNGCPEEAAETLADGIIELFRESPGVEKLVIFGHSYGGLVVTFCASKLHLNIPIEIHAIAAPLAGYTRLFKNCTVAQDRDGRIAFPTWENSVIYTQWRTQFQLDNAFRQFPEDPQESNLADSGIFLLPDTMDGRRLGHNWSITWVIDEYLGIPHSP; translated from the coding sequence ATGCGAAGAAATAGGTTCCCCCACACAACCGGCCAGTCACTCATTATCTCCTACCGCTCCCGTTTTCTGCCGGCCATTCTCCTCCTGTTCGTCCTGTTTTCTTTCTGGCCTGGAGTATCCGAAGCTTCCCCAGACACTGTCTTCGTTCTGCAAACTGACGAGTTACCCGTTGGTGAGCAGGTAAGATCTTCAGGTGAGAAGCTCATATCTCAGCCTTACGGATTCACCAGAATATCGAGCGATTTGAGTCACAACATGAAGATCGGGCATATAGCCGTTCATGGTTTTGGATCGGAGGGATATGAATGGGTGGGCTCTCTGGTTCAACTTTCCGAGGTCTACACGAACACTTTCTTATATCGATACGACTGGAACGGCTGTCCCGAGGAGGCCGCCGAGACGCTGGCGGATGGGATAATTGAGCTGTTCAGAGAATCTCCTGGTGTTGAGAAACTTGTCATCTTCGGTCACAGTTACGGTGGTCTTGTGGTCACATTCTGCGCGAGCAAGCTGCATCTGAATATTCCCATAGAAATTCATGCGATCGCTGCTCCCCTGGCAGGATACACACGGCTTTTCAAGAACTGCACCGTTGCTCAGGACAGAGATGGAAGGATTGCATTTCCCACGTGGGAGAATAGCGTAATTTATACTCAGTGGCGAACACAGTTCCAACTGGACAATGCATTTCGACAATTCCCCGAAGATCCGCAGGAAAGCAATCTAGCTGATAGCGGCATATTTCTTTTGCCGGACACCATGGATGGGCGTCGTCTCGGTCACAACTGGTCGATTACCTGGGTGATTGACGAATATCTTGGGATTCCCCACAGCCCGTGA